DNA sequence from the Candidatus Krumholzibacteriota bacterium genome:
GCTCAGGGTCGAGCTGGGAAGAACGACAAGATCGATAGAGGAAATAATGAGCCTGAATCCGGGAATGGTGATAGATCTTGACAGGAAAGCGGGCGACAATGTCGACCTCTTTCTCAACAGGAAACTTTTCGCCAGGGGAGAAGTGACGGTGGTAGAGGGTAATTTCGCGGTCAGGATAACCCAGCTGATAGGCCGGATATAGAAAGGTATAATCATGTTTGTCAGGACCGGACTCGTATTGTCATTGATGATCGTTCTTTTATCGATCGCCGGAGATATCGGCGCCGCTGAAACCGATTCGATCCTTCCCAGCGCGGGAAGGATACTGATCGCCTGTCTGATCGTGGCGATGCTTATTTACGCGTCGATCTTCATGCTGAAAAAGCTCTTCTTCAAGGGGAGCGGCAGGGTAGCGGGATCGATAAGCATGGTCGGATCATATCCGATGGGACAGAGGAGCAGGCTCTGCCTCGTCGAAGTGGCGGGCAAGGTCCTGCTGCTCGGTATAACTCCCCAGCAGATATCCAGAATAGATGAATTCGAACCATCGGAGATAGAAGAGATCGAAAAGCCATCCAAAGTCAAATCGTTCATAAAACATCTCCAGGATTTCTCGGCGAAGCAGGATGTTGCAAGAGGATCATCCACTGGTTGAATATTTTACCGCGGCCGCCGGGGTCCTTCCCGGCCGCCCCACCGGCCGGGAGACAGATCGGGAATCAATTGCCAGAAACCGGTGATAAACCTATCATAACACCTTTAAAAAAATAACGATATGGAACCGGGAAATATCTGCCCGAATTCGCGCACTATTTTCCTCCTTTCCTCCGTGGCATATCTATTGCCCTCTTTTAATGGAAACCATTTCCCACTCGGGATGCTCCGTCATCGTATTTTCCGGCGGACGCATCGATCAGAAAGAGGCGCGAATTGAAAAATGGAACACTGGTAATACTGATCGCGGGGTTGATCGTCATGTCAACGGCCCTTACGGCGGTCGCCCAGGGTACGCCCGCGGGCCAGAGCGCCGGTGGGACGGTGCTTCCCGGGCTGCTCGATCCGTCGAGCGCCGGTGCGGAAGGATCGAAAAGGCTGAGCCTCCCGATCGAGATCGTCCTTGGACTGACCGTACTGTCGCTTGCTCCCGCTATTCTCGTGATGATGACGTCGTTCACCAGGATAGTCGTCGTTTTCAGTTTCATCAGGCAGGCGTTGGGGACGCAGCAGATGCCCCCGGCGCAGCTTCTGATAAGTCTCGCTCTTTTTCTGACGATCATAATCATGATGCCGGTCATTACCGATGTAAATGAAAAGGCGCTTCAACCTTACCTGGCAGAGACGATCACGCGTCAGGAAGCGCTGCAAAAAGGTTTCGAACCGGTCAGGGATTTCATGCTCCTGCACGCGAGAGAGAAGGATATCGGGATATTCCTGAAATTCCACGGTAAGACCGAGCCGGTGACGCCCGAGACGCTCTCCGCTTCAGTGCTTATCCCCGCCTTCGTTATAAGCGAGCTGAGGATCGCGTTCCAGATAGGTTTTCTGATTTATCTGCCCTTCCTCGTAATAGACATGGTAGTTGCCAGCGTTCTCATGTCGATGGGTATGCTCATGCTTCCCCCCGTCATGATCTCGCTGCCTTTCAAGATACTTCTTTTCGTACTGGTCGACGGATGGCACCTGCTTGTCCAGTCGCTGGTAGCGGGTTTTACAGGGTAGGTGGTACGTCATGACGGCTGACGCTGTTATAGATATCGGAAGATACGCATTGTACATAACGGTGCTTGTAGCTTCGCCGATGCTCCTCTTTGGCCTTATCGTCGGACTGGTGATCGGTATATTCCAGGCGGTGACTCAGATCAACGAGATGACTCTGGTCTTCGTTCCGAAGATTCTCGCAGTCTCGCTGGCTATCGTGATCTTCATGCCGTGGATGCTCAGGACCCTGATCTCGTTCACGGCGCAGATCTTCAGCCGGATCGCGGCATTATAGGAGGACCGATTTTGCTGGACATCAGTTTCGATCCTGAATCCATTATCTGGTTCCTGATGGTCCTTGTAAGGGTCTCGACGGTAATCTATATCATGCCGCTTTTCGGGGCGAGGTTTCTTCCCGATCAATGGAAGATCGCTTTTTCCGTCGTTCTTGCCGTGCTCGTCTCCTTTTTTCTCAAGGCTCCAGCTGCAGGAATGTCGATCACGGCGGCGGGGCTCTTTCTATCGGCGATAAGAGAAGTCGTCATAGGACTGGTGATCGGATTGACGACGGGATTTATTTTTTACGCCGTCATGCTCTGGGGGCAGGTCATCAGCACGCAGATGGGCCTGGGCCTGGCAAACGTGATCGATCCGCAGGCCGGGACCGATATTTCCGTGCTTTCGCAGTTTTACTATATGTTCGCCGTAGTTCTTTTTCTCTCCATAGACGGGCATCACATGCTGATAGAGGGGATAGTCGATTCATACATCTATTTTCCACTGGGAGGAAGCGGCATACCTGCCGGCAGCCTCGGGGAATTCATCTCTTTTTCCGGGCAGGTATTCGTCATCGCCGTCAGGCTGGCTGCTTCGATGATCGTCCTGCTGCTTCTGGTCAGTACCACTCTCGGAGTGATCGCGAGGACCGTTCCCCAGATGAACATATTTATCGTTGGTTTTCCGCTGAAACTTCTCGTCGGGCTTTTCGGAATGGTCGTTTCGACGCCATATGTCGCGAGAGCCCTGATCGAGATGTTCAAAAGGATCCCGATGGACCTCGCGAAGGTCCTCGGAGCGGGATAGAGAGGAGGTGAGCAGGTGGCAGAGAATTCAGATGGCGCTGAACGGACTGAGGATCCTACTCCTAAACGTAGAAAATCGGCGCGTGAAAAAGGCCAGGTGGCGAGAAGCCAGGAAGTGAATTCCCTTGTGATCCTCACTACCGGCGCGATGCTCATCCTCGGATTCCACAACTATGTGATCCTGGCGATCGAGAAGTTATTCATCCGTTCGTTCAACACTTCACCGGCGAGCATAGAAGCAGGAAATATCACCATGCTTGCCGCCGAGACTCTCTATTCGTACGTGCCGATTGTCGCCCCCTTCTTTATCGGGATCATCCTGGCCGGCCTGTTTGCCAATCTCAGCCAGGTCGGATTCCATTTCTCATCCACCGCTCTGGCTCCGAAGTTCGAGAGGATAAATCCGCTGGAAGGATTCAAGAAGATATTCTCATGGAAAACAGTATTCGAGGCGCTGAAGAACATCATCAAGATAGGAGTGATCGCCCTGGTCGCCTACAAGGTCCTGAAGCCCTCGGTGGGAGAGATAATCGCCCTTTCAGGTTCCACACAGCCTGATCTTGTCGGCGTATACCTGAAAGTAGGCCTTGGCGTGGTGATCCGGGCCCTGCTCGTAATGATAATAGTCGCTGGCTTCGACTACGCCTTCCAGAGATGGCAGCATGAAAAATCGATCAAGATGACGCTCAAGGAACTCCGCGACGAGTTGAAGGAGACAGAGGGAGATCCGCTTGTAAAGGAGAGGATCAGGGGGATCCAGAGAGAGATGGCAAGAAGGCGGATGATGGAGGATGTGAAGACCGCTGACGTCGTCGTGACAAACCCGACCTCGCTGGCCGTCGCGATGAAATATTCCCCCGGGCTTAACGCTCCTAAAGTCGTGGCGAAGGGGCAGAAGATACTGGCTGACAGGATAAAGAAGATCGCGAGGGAATTCAAGGTGCCTGTGATCGAGAACAAACCTCTCGCGCGCGCGTTGTATAAATCATGCAAGGTGGGAGGGCTCGTCCCGGTCCATCTCTATAAAGCGGTAGCGGAGATACTCGCTTATGTATACAGCCTCAGGAACAGGAAACGATGACGGCATCGATGCCGCGAGAGACTGAAAGGATCATGAAGTGGCTGACGACAATATTTTAAAGAACACGATCCTCGAAAAATTGACGATGGGTTCGAATATCCTCAACGCGTTCGGTATTATCGGTATCATAGGCCTGATGGTGTTGCCGGTCCATCCGATGCTGCTCGATATTCTGCTCACCTTCAATATAACTTTCGGGCTGATCATCCTTCTCGTGACCATATATGTGAAGGAACCACTCGAATTCTCAGTCTTTCCGTCGGTCCTTCTGATGGTCACCCTCTTTCGTCTGGCTCTTAACGTCGCCTCGACAAGGCTTATCCTTTCGCAGGGTTACGCGGGGGAAGTGATCTCATCGTTCGGGACATTCGTGGTACAGGGAAATTACGTGATCGGCCTGGTGATCTTCCTGATCATCGTAGTCATCCAGTTCGTCGTCATCACCAAGGGTTCCGGAAGGATAGCCGAAGTGGCCGCGCGCTTCACCCTTGATGCCATGCCGGGAAAACAGATGAGCATCGACGCGGATCTCAACTCCGGCCTGATCAGCGAGGATGAAGCGAGGACACGCAGGGAGAAGATCGCCAACGAGGCGGACTTTTACGGAGCGATGGACGGTTCAAGCAAGTTCGTTCGAGGAGACGCGATAGCTGGGATCATCATCACCCTGATCAATATCATCGGAGGACTCGTCATCGGAGTCGTTCAACGTAACATGAGCGCCGGTGAAGCGGCGATGACATATACGATGCTGACCGTCGGTGACGGCCTTGTCACGCAGATCCCGGCCCTTATCGTCTCGACGGGAGCCGGCATGATCGTGACGAGGGCCGCGAGCAAGCAGGATTTCGGAAAAGATATCTCATCCCAGGTATTCGGATACCCGAAGGTGATGCTGATAGTAGCGATCACTCTGCTCGGTCTCGGGATCGTTCCCGGACTTCCGAAAGTCCCATTCCTCGCGCTTTCACTCTTTTTCTTCGGCATCTACACCGTTCTGAGACGGAAAAAAGCCGTCCCGGTCGATGAAACTGCCGATGACCAGCCTGTCGAGGACCTTGATCCCGCCGAACAGGACGATCTCTATTACGTCGACAGGCTTGAGATAGAGATAGGTTATGGTCTTATCCCGCTGGTCAACGAGGAGCAGGGGGGCGATTTCCTCAAGCGCGTGACCAATATAAGAAAACAGGCGGCGGTCGACCTCGGCCTGCACATCTCTCCGATAAGGATCCGGGATAATCTGCAGCTGAAACAGAATCAGTACAGGATCAAGCTCAAGGGCGTCGATATAGCCACTGGGCTTATCCAGGTCGACAGGTCTCTCGCCATCAAATCGGGGCCTGTCGATGACAGTATCGAGGGTATGGAGACGAGGGAACCGGCCTTCAACATGCCTGCGTTGTGGATCAAGAAAGAGGATGTCGACAGGGCCGAGGCGGTAGGTTACACGGTAGTCGAACCGAGCGCCGTGATAGCTACGCACCTCAACGAGATAATAAACAGGTATGCCGACGAGATAATGACGCGCCAGGATGTGCGCGACCTGGTGGAAAAGGTGAGAAAATACGCGCCAGCGGTCGTCGAAGACCTGTTCCCC
Encoded proteins:
- the flhA gene encoding flagellar biosynthesis protein FlhA: MGSNILNAFGIIGIIGLMVLPVHPMLLDILLTFNITFGLIILLVTIYVKEPLEFSVFPSVLLMVTLFRLALNVASTRLILSQGYAGEVISSFGTFVVQGNYVIGLVIFLIIVVIQFVVITKGSGRIAEVAARFTLDAMPGKQMSIDADLNSGLISEDEARTRREKIANEADFYGAMDGSSKFVRGDAIAGIIITLINIIGGLVIGVVQRNMSAGEAAMTYTMLTVGDGLVTQIPALIVSTGAGMIVTRAASKQDFGKDISSQVFGYPKVMLIVAITLLGLGIVPGLPKVPFLALSLFFFGIYTVLRRKKAVPVDETADDQPVEDLDPAEQDDLYYVDRLEIEIGYGLIPLVNEEQGGDFLKRVTNIRKQAAVDLGLHISPIRIRDNLQLKQNQYRIKLKGVDIATGLIQVDRSLAIKSGPVDDSIEGMETREPAFNMPALWIKKEDVDRAEAVGYTVVEPSAVIATHLNEIINRYADEIMTRQDVRDLVEKVRKYAPAVVEDLFPDQITYAFLQQIMSNLLRERVSIKDMITVLETIAYYIPQTRNIDYISERIREALGRSILNKYLDSEGNLPVIAVHPDIEDIFGRAVEASVETKMLSLDPEFTKKVLVSLREQIDRCSANGLQPVILCSSLIRLAFHRFVEPTFPFLVTLAYSEIARDIQVRSIGMVIFNESENLHHTGQVA
- the flhB gene encoding flagellar biosynthesis protein FlhB, translating into MAENSDGAERTEDPTPKRRKSAREKGQVARSQEVNSLVILTTGAMLILGFHNYVILAIEKLFIRSFNTSPASIEAGNITMLAAETLYSYVPIVAPFFIGIILAGLFANLSQVGFHFSSTALAPKFERINPLEGFKKIFSWKTVFEALKNIIKIGVIALVAYKVLKPSVGEIIALSGSTQPDLVGVYLKVGLGVVIRALLVMIIVAGFDYAFQRWQHEKSIKMTLKELRDELKETEGDPLVKERIRGIQREMARRRMMEDVKTADVVVTNPTSLAVAMKYSPGLNAPKVVAKGQKILADRIKKIAREFKVPVIENKPLARALYKSCKVGGLVPVHLYKAVAEILAYVYSLRNRKR
- the fliO gene encoding flagellar biosynthetic protein FliO — translated: MFVRTGLVLSLMIVLLSIAGDIGAAETDSILPSAGRILIACLIVAMLIYASIFMLKKLFFKGSGRVAGSISMVGSYPMGQRSRLCLVEVAGKVLLLGITPQQISRIDEFEPSEIEEIEKPSKVKSFIKHLQDFSAKQDVARGSSTG
- the fliR gene encoding flagellar biosynthetic protein FliR, with the protein product MLDISFDPESIIWFLMVLVRVSTVIYIMPLFGARFLPDQWKIAFSVVLAVLVSFFLKAPAAGMSITAAGLFLSAIREVVIGLVIGLTTGFIFYAVMLWGQVISTQMGLGLANVIDPQAGTDISVLSQFYYMFAVVLFLSIDGHHMLIEGIVDSYIYFPLGGSGIPAGSLGEFISFSGQVFVIAVRLAASMIVLLLLVSTTLGVIARTVPQMNIFIVGFPLKLLVGLFGMVVSTPYVARALIEMFKRIPMDLAKVLGAG
- the fliQ gene encoding flagellar biosynthesis protein FliQ, with the translated sequence MTADAVIDIGRYALYITVLVASPMLLFGLIVGLVIGIFQAVTQINEMTLVFVPKILAVSLAIVIFMPWMLRTLISFTAQIFSRIAAL
- the fliP gene encoding flagellar type III secretion system pore protein FliP (The bacterial flagellar biogenesis protein FliP forms a type III secretion system (T3SS)-type pore required for flagellar assembly.), encoding MSTALTAVAQGTPAGQSAGGTVLPGLLDPSSAGAEGSKRLSLPIEIVLGLTVLSLAPAILVMMTSFTRIVVVFSFIRQALGTQQMPPAQLLISLALFLTIIIMMPVITDVNEKALQPYLAETITRQEALQKGFEPVRDFMLLHAREKDIGIFLKFHGKTEPVTPETLSASVLIPAFVISELRIAFQIGFLIYLPFLVIDMVVASVLMSMGMLMLPPVMISLPFKILLFVLVDGWHLLVQSLVAGFTG